In Petrotoga sp. 9PWA.NaAc.5.4, the genomic window GATAAACTTGATAAAATCATAAGAAAAGAAATACCGTCAGGTTTTAATATTAGAAAAATTCCACATTCATATGTAGAAAAAACCGATATTTTAAATTTAAAATGTGTTGATTTTATAGATATAAATAGAGCAATTTTGAGTATTGGTACTTTGGGTGGAGGGAACCATTTTATAGAATTAGACAAAGATAATGAGTCTCATTTATATTTACTTGTTCATTGTGGTAGTAGATTCTTAGGTAAAGAAGTTGCAGAATACTATCAAAATTTAGCTTATTCGATTCTAACGGGACAATCTACACTAAAGATCAAAAAGAAAAAAATAAAAACAAATCAAACTTCTATACCGAAACATTTAGCCTACCTTGAAGGTGAGCATTTTCATAATTATCTTCATGACATGAAAATAATTCAACAATACGCTGTGTTAAATAGAAAAGCTATAATTGATGAAATAGTTAAAAACATGAATTTGACAATTACGGAACGATTTACAACCATTCACAATTACATAGATATGGAACATATGATACTACGCAAGGGAGCTGTTTCTGCTCAAAAAGGTGAAAAATTGATTATTCCAATAAATATGAAAGATGGTAGCTTAATCTGTATAGGTAAAGGAAATCCTGATTGGAACTATTCCGCTCCACATGGAGCTGGAAGATTATTAAGTAGAAGACAAGCTAAAAAAATTTTAAATGTTGATGAATTTACAAAAGTTATGAAAGACATTTATACAACTTCTGTTAATAATAAAACATTAGACGAAGCTCCTATGGTTTATAAACCTTTAGAAGAAATAGAAGAAATAATAAAAGATACAGTAGAAATTGTTACAAGAATAAAAACTGTATATAATTTTAAAGCAGGATAGCCACTTATTATTTATGCTATAATATAATTTAGGTTATTAAACACTCTAAAACAACTACTCACCATTTACATAAAAGGAAAGTTTTTACCACAAAACAATCAAAATTGATCTTAAGTGCTTTAAAAAAGTAAGTAAAATATGGCTACTGTGGAGGTAAGAAATGGTTATAGTCAGTGGAATGAGGGCAACAGGAAAGTTACATATAGGCAATTTCGTAACTTTGGAAAAATGGGTAGAATTACAAAAAAAATCGGATCATAACTTTTTTTTTGTTGCTGATTGGCATGCTTTAACTTCCCACTATGACGAAGTTGAGATTATTGAAGAATCAACTCTTGATATAATAAGACATTACTTGGCAGTTGGCTTAAATCCCAATCAAAGTGTAATTTTTATACAATCAGCGATAAAAGAGCACGCTGAATTATATTTGCTTTTCGGAATGATTGCGTCAGTTTCACGTTTAGAAAGAATACCGACTTACAAAGAACAAATAACTAATATTTCTGATAAAGATTTGACCACATTAGGATTTCTCGGATATCCTTTGCTTCAAGCTGCAGATATACTAATATACAAAGGAGAAAGAGTCCCTGTAGGAGAGGATCAAATTTATCATATTGAATTTACAAGAGAAATTGCTCGAAAATTTAACTTAAGATATAAAGAAGTTT contains:
- the trpS gene encoding tryptophan--tRNA ligase, whose protein sequence is MVIVSGMRATGKLHIGNFVTLEKWVELQKKSDHNFFFVADWHALTSHYDEVEIIEESTLDIIRHYLAVGLNPNQSVIFIQSAIKEHAELYLLFGMIASVSRLERIPTYKEQITNISDKDLTTLGFLGYPLLQAADILIYKGERVPVGEDQIYHIEFTREIARKFNLRYKEVFPEPEAIISNVPKLPGTDGRKMSKSYGNIINIETNEKELKEKILPMITDPARKRRTDPGNPEKCPVWDYHKVFTESQEEKEWVVKGCTTAGIGCIDCKKLLIKNMKNKMEPVWENLAKISKEDAKKIAIEGNEKARNIAKETMKEVKDAMHMRW
- a CDS encoding RtcB family protein, which encodes MITVKGQFNEAKIFAKSVEEEAIKQIKELCDQDFVKDSKIRIMPDVHTGIGCVIGTTMTIRDKIVPNLVGVDIGCGVEICKLQEKNMNFDKLDKIIRKEIPSGFNIRKIPHSYVEKTDILNLKCVDFIDINRAILSIGTLGGGNHFIELDKDNESHLYLLVHCGSRFLGKEVAEYYQNLAYSILTGQSTLKIKKKKIKTNQTSIPKHLAYLEGEHFHNYLHDMKIIQQYAVLNRKAIIDEIVKNMNLTITERFTTIHNYIDMEHMILRKGAVSAQKGEKLIIPINMKDGSLICIGKGNPDWNYSAPHGAGRLLSRRQAKKILNVDEFTKVMKDIYTTSVNNKTLDEAPMVYKPLEEIEEIIKDTVEIVTRIKTVYNFKAG